A portion of the Pseudoxanthomonas sp. JBR18 genome contains these proteins:
- a CDS encoding GlsB/YeaQ/YmgE family stress response membrane protein has translation MGIIIWLIVGGIVGWLASIIMRRDAQQGIILNIVVGIVGAAIAGFLGGGSINAGITVGTFLWSLLGAVILLAIVNLFTRKSVR, from the coding sequence ATGGGCATCATTATTTGGCTGATCGTGGGCGGCATCGTGGGCTGGCTGGCCAGCATCATCATGCGTCGTGACGCCCAGCAGGGCATCATCCTGAATATCGTCGTCGGCATCGTCGGTGCAGCCATTGCTGGCTTCCTGGGCGGCGGCAGCATCAATGCCGGCATCACCGTGGGGACCTTCCTGTGGTCGCTGCTTGGCGCGGTGATCCTGCTGGCCATCGTCAACCTGTTCACCCGCAAGAGCGTGCGTTAA